A region of the Pseudorasbora parva isolate DD20220531a chromosome 18, ASM2467924v1, whole genome shotgun sequence genome:
TGTAGCAGTCTATGAGTTTATTAAGAAAATTATAACAATTTTACAATTGCCCCAGTCTACCCTATCAGGACTGAACCTGTGCAGCTCTCTGCGCTCTGCATCAGCCTGCTGTGACTCTTGAAGACTGAGCTCAATGGCGGTCTGCAGATCGTCTTTAGCAGAACCTGAGAACAATTCCAGTTACATGAGGACGGGTGAACTGCATGAGTATAAAATAAACATCATGGCATTATGactgctatataaataaatgaatcttTGGAAAATGTGATAAATACTAATAATGTCTTTTCAGCTCACCGTTCTGTGTATTGGAGGAGTTCTTTTCATTATTGGCTTTAGTGGGTTCTTCGGGTATGTGCTCCTCTGGGGGCTGGGTGGTCAGTAGTCCAATGGCATGGCTGACGTCACCCTGACTAGCCTGGATAAAGAGTTTTGTGAAATTAGTAATCACTAGTGATATACAAAAGAAAATTAGATTGTGCATTAAATGTTTTGCTTTGAGGTCATCAGACATACATTGTTTTAGTACCACATCTAGGTTACCCAACTCTCATAGATGAATGTAAGGGAAATTCTTGCACATGGCATGATTTACATATTTACAAACATTTGTCTGGCTTATTTTCTATTATTAGCCATGTCAATAACATCACATCTGCTGCTTGTGTTATAAACACATGGGTAAGTGCTGAACATACGTTCAGGGCGCTCTGGAGAACCTGCAGATCCTGAATGCCAGTAATCTCTCTGAGCTGGTTAAGTAGCATTTGGCTCTGAAAAAGACAAGCAAACATGCTGTTTTTTAATTTCTGTGTATCAAAAATTCAAATGCTTTGCCACAGGCATATTGAGAATACTTCTGTTCGTTACAAGACTCACTTGAGCAATTAACTACTCAATAACAGGATCTGTTCCAGAAAAAAAGAGCAGGTGTGAACTGATGAGTTAAAAACAAGAATATGATATGAGATGTAATTTGCACTTGGATTTAACACCCAGCATAACCACATTTCTGACTCAGGTGTCAAATGAGCGTGGGCTGGAGGAGTCTGGCCTGATCAAAATTTATGAAAGCCTCCTGCATGAAAACATTAAATCCATATcagattagatttttttccaaGTACAGTATGACTGAAAATAGGCTTTAGCACGTGGCATGTAAacgtttttaaaaaagtatttggCCCAGATAATAGATGCAGGAGCTACAGAACTATATAAAGAAACTCTGACAGCACAGCAGGTGGGAATGTTAGCATGGTTGTGGAGGCAGCCAGTCACCCTAGGCTGGGAGCAGGAGACATATATGGTGAGCTGGAGGCCTGTGAGAAGCACTCAGAGCTCTATTTTGGGCCTTTCGACACAGATAGCGCCTGTGTTTATCATAAATGAGCTTGAGTGACACAAGCAAACACAAGAACAACATACAATGATTCCTAGATTTCATTCAGAGGATGACATTAAgatttaaaaacttaatttaaaaaaaggattGTATAAGGGTAAACaacttatttaaaacatttcaaaattaaGCCCTTCAAATTCATAATCATAATTCAAATcataccaaatcataatttggAAACAATCCTAATGGGTGCAAATAAAACTCCTCTAAGAATCAAACAAGTGGATAAAATGCAAATTGGATATAAAGTAGCCTACTATTGAATTTTTGTAGCCTAATGCTTGTCAGAACTTCTTATTGGAATAATGATTTTTCAATATGAAAATGACACGTCTGTTAGTGCCAATCTACCACTAAAAactagaagaagaaaaaaaaaagtgtgtataTCTCATTAACACAAGCATTGCCACTATCAGACTATTTTAATTTGACATGTTCTTTAAAATACAACACACTCACCGAGTTTTCAGACGTTTCCCCATGTTCAAAATCCTGTTCAACTCTCATGGCAatgactttatatatatatgtatatatatatatatatttatcaagATTTCTTCGCCCTGACTCCAGAGTGTGACCTACTCCATAtgtcccccacacacacacccacacactcgCCGCGCTggccaagagttcactcaagcGCGCGCTGGGAATTGTCGTGCGCGCGCTTGGTAAACAGTCAAGAAACGTCTAAAGAAAGTCCTGTATGTGAACATTTCCTAACCCCCTAACCTATTAATCATGAAAATTTCCTCCAGACAGAGGTAATTTGGATTGCACGTAAATAATTGTCGATTTTGGTTGCCCAAAATGTAACGATTTATACGTGGGATTTCCTTCTTACAgtcattttgtttaatttcGTTGATAACAGTAATAGTAGATAATAGTACGCTATTTTTCCGACAATACTGTTACTTTTAAAAAGCTTAATAAATATACAGGGCCTAGTCCTATTGTAGCCAACTTATGTTACAATGCAACTCaaaattgaaatatatatatctcaCAATATCAATATGGTTTGTATGGTGAGATTTTTCACACACAGCCTGTCCTAAACTTTGAAACATGTAGCTAATAAAAAGCAAGAACATGTTCTTTAAAGTAGAGGTTGCCGTTTGAAAACAGCTATGCTACACATGATGCTACACACTCGATTTACTGTGTATTTTAATACATATAGGCCTAGGCTAAGACTTCTTGATAAAGAATATTACAAagtaaataaaacacattacaaTGATTTTGTTAAAATGCACCAATTGAGAAAAGCAGCATTAATATCCTGCTCATGCCCAATATATAAATAAGAACTAAATGTGTTTTTGGACGTTTTTACTGACAATATTTTGATTGCGTAATTGTGATTAGCATTGTGTAGCATGACCTATTATTCTCTAGTAGTATATAGGGTCCATGAATTGAGCAGTCAGAGTACACATCCTATTCACTAAACCCAGATCTTCTTACCATCATAATGGAAAATCAATTTGCTAGAGTGGTGAGCAAGTTGCCGCTGTGCATTTGTTGCAGTCATGTGTACAACGACCATTCTGATGCTCCATGGCACTCTGCCGGAATAAAAGGCACTTTGTAATAGGGTACAATTTTAAAAGCTGGGACAAAGGCTGTGGAAAGGGATTTGAATATCTTTGCATTTTTGGAATTTATCTTGGAATTTATCTTGAAATTTAACTTGGAATTTAACTGGCAGGATGAGTCCTGTCCTCTTGGTATCTTTGTTACTGTCAGGtaagtccagtgctgcttcttgtttttactgtattaagTATAGGCTACTATAATAAAGTTATAGCTGCTTGCATTAACATTTATTATTCAAAGGATGCAACACATCTAAACCTTTTAAGACAGTTTAAAAAGCCAACTAACCTTTCAGTGAATTATGTAATTATTGTGCATTTTATGGAATAACAAAATGCCAAACCCTACTGATAATTATAACAACCAATATCTGCCTTTATAAACATTTCTGTACAGTTATTCCACAGGCTCAGTTAGTCCCAGAGAAACCAAAGAGATCTGCTCTTAACCAACTCACCAGGTTATTGCTTCGCAAATACAACAATGGAGTTCGGCCTGTCCAGAACTGGACCAAACCAACTACCATTTACATTGACCTTATAATCCAGTCTGTCCTGGATGTGGTAAGTTCATGTTAACCTTTAGAGAGATAATGTGTATTATTTGCTCATCATATGATCAATATTGCATATATATCTTTCACTTTAAGCTATGCAATGCGTGCAAATTGCAATGCATAGGAGTGTtcacagttttattttttttaactaaataaaCATTAAGCACAGGTGTTAAAGTCTTTGATTTCCATGTCAGTATAATAAAGTAATTTTGCACCTGTCTTTTCACAGGATGGACAGACTCAGAAAGTTACCACCAGTATTTGGTATCGCCAAGTTAGTATCAAGTAATTTGTTTAATTAGTGGTAATTATTCATAATGAAATCAGCAGCATGGTTGTATATGCATAAAATACTATTCTGGGGTTTCCCGTACAACAACGTAATTCACTGCTTAACTACCATAGTATGCTGCATTGTTGAAGAAAACAAGCTAGTCACAACTGTTTCCTGAAACCATTGCCGCAAATCTGTAGTTCCAAACCACATTGGTTAATGATGTTACGCAGGTGGTGGATATACTTAAGTTTTTACAAATAATTATGGACATGGCAACTGAGGactaatttatatttttctcagttttgctttatttccagattcaAATAGGCTCGTTCTTACTTACTAGAGCACGTCAGCACATGCGCACTTTTCAAAACAGGTGCTTGAAATCTCTTGACAAAACTAAGAGACATAAACGACATTTGAATGTATTCCAAATAAAAGATATAGATTGTACAaaatgtcagcttgcttatttttCTCAAGATAAGGATTTTCAAACAAAAATCTATGCTTCTAACCACAGGTCGAGAGCCGTCGTTGCAACCACACAAGTTTTCGATGCTGTTTGCGAACGTTAGTTGGAACTATGGCTTTGGGAAACACTGACTGGTTGAACTATGCTGATAATGACAGAACTTGCTACCATAGCTGGCTAACGAtacttttgggaaacgcaccccagaTTAGTctaatatgtattttttaataaatggtttttaATTACTTTAACCTGAACATGTACTCTAATTCTGAATATTATCAACAAaccaatatttatatttcacaagAGATATAGCTACATACCGAAGTATAAATGGCATGTCATTTACAAACAAGTTATTACAACAAACAGTTATTACTTTAAAAGAATAATGCAATGAATAAAGAGGAGATTTATAAAAGACATTTAATATTACCTTTCTGAGACAGGTCCAGCAAAGAAACACATACACAATAATCGGATTTTCAAATGCATGAAATCTGAACGTTTGAGCGATCTGAATCTTTCTCATGGGAGCTGCTAGGTGGTAACACTAAACCACATTACTCTAATGTTTCAGATTTGGAACGATGAGTTTCTTGTTTGGGATCCTGAAGAGTTTGATGGAATCACTGAAATATCGCTGTCCTCCGATGCCATCTGGGTGCCTGATGTCATCATAAGTGAATTGTATGTACATGATAGATATATCTTTCATGCCCACATTATAAGCTCCTTTTGTTTTCTGAAAATTAATTTTGTCAAGTTATACTTCCATTGCATCATGTGTCttcctctctctgtctgtctgactctctctctctctctctctctctctctctctctctctctctctctctctctctctctctctctctctctctctctctctctctctctctctctctctctctctctctctctctctctctctctctctctctctacagcGTCGATGTTGGCAAATCCCCAGTCATCCCATATGTTTATGTCAACTGCTCAGGAATAGTAAAAAACTACAAACCCATCCAGGTGGTCTCAGCCTGTCACCTGGAGATTTATGCCTTTCCCTTTGACAAGCAGAACTGCACTCTGACCTTTCGCAGCTGGCTCCACTCAGgtaaatgactcactcatacATAGCTCACGCTTACACTCCTTTGGAAACAAGCTAGTCTCCATATAATGAGAGTTCCTGTGATTACTTTGATAAGCCCTGGTTAGAATCTTTCAAAAGCTGACACTTTAAATAAGCTCTGTACAAACCTGCCAACTCTTAATTCTACAATAACTCAATGAACTGCTGATGTGTTTCTCTGACAGTGAGTGAAGTGGATTTAGCTCTGTGGAGGCCTGCTGAGGAAATCGCCAATGACACAAGAGGGTTCATGAATGATGGTGAATGGGAGCTGCTGTCTGTCCCTTCTCACTATTGTACATTGGATCTAGAGGACAGATACTACGCGCAGATTCAGTTTAATGTGAGGATTATTCAATCAGTAAAAATGACATCCATTGACAGCTTTagattaaaattttaaaattttcattttgtttgtattagtagTATTCAAATACACATTGTTTcagagcagctttacagaaaacgTTAATGTTAATAATATCCTTATATCTCTATGCCTGTTGATTAGACCTGGGCGATAATAAAGTTTACATTCTGCAATGATATAAACAATTAAGCAGTTGAGATTTGCTGTATATTGTATGTTGCTTAACGTGAGTGCGCTTatgtggatatatatatatatatatatatatatatatatatatatatatatatatatatatatatatatatatatacacactcacctaaaggattattaggaacaccatactaatactatTTGACCcactttcgccttcagaactgccttaattctatgtggcattgattcaacatggtgctgaaagcattctttagaaatgttggcctatATTAATAGGaaagcatcttgcagttgatggagatttgtgggatgcacatccagggcacgaagctcccgttccaccacatcccaaagatgctctattgggttgatatctggtgactgtgagggccattttagtacagtgaactcattgtcatgttcaagaaaccaattttaatttttgtccaatttttgttgtggcttcacaaatgctttgctgcataccgcgtttgtaacgagtggttatttcagtcaaagttgttcttctatcagcttgaatcagtcggcccattctcctctgacctctagcatcaacaaggcattttcgcccacaggactgccgcatactggatgtttttcacttttcacaccattctttgtaaaccctagaaatggttgtgtgtgaaaatcccagtaactgagtagattgtgaaatactcagaccggcccatctggcaccaacaaccatgccatgctcaaaattgcttaaatcaccttttttccctccattctgacattcagcttggcgttcaggagattgtcttgaccaggaccacacccctaaatgcattgaagcaactgccatgtgattggttgattagataattgcattaatgaaaaattgaacaggtgttcctaataatcctttaggtatttatatatatattcagccAAGTTATTTTAGTAGTTGTAGTTTggagttattattattagacaATAATTTTGTCtgcttaaaatgtattaaagtcAACTGCAAGTTCATATTTAATCAACAACCGATAGACAGAGCCAAGTCTCTGCTCTACGTTTCTTTTTCAATCACTTCACTCAGATGTATGTCAATATAGGAAAGATATGTCACTATTTCCTTCACATTGTGACTTTAAAATCAAATGtgatttaatttcaaaatattatattacattatatacagtatttccatttaaatttaacattttatttaaataattaaaattaataaaatgaaataataaatgttcaATGTTGAATTTGGTGTTTGACAGATGTCCATTTCGGAGACTGATTGAGACATTAGGCACATAACAGTCCGCCGGACACTAGAGTACTGGCAGTACACAGTCTGATGTGCCACAACCCATCTCCAACCTTTGCATGGCTGTTAGTGGAGTCACACTAATGCTAATAGATGAGGCTTAGCGGCAGACAACACACAGCAAGGATGATGATAATGAGACTGTCTTTCTGGCATTTGATCAATGAACGTCGTGTTCAGTGGGAGGAATTGGCCAATAGCTCAAAGCTCGTGAGCAATCCACCCTGTTCCACTAAGATGCACACACCATGGAAACGGCTGTGTTCTTTGATTACCTTTGCTCTGCGGCTCATTGCTGAAGCCATTTAGAGATccatatttgtgtttttactcATTGGGCAAATGGGTAGGGAACATGTTTAAGTCAGTATGAAATTGCTCTTTGTTGTACTGTGAAAGCTTAAGCAACCTTAAATAAGGAAAGTGAAATGGATGGTCCTGATCCAGATGAGGGGCAGTGAGAGGAAATAGCTCAATGGCGGTGACGTTGGGTTCTCAGGGGGAGCTGAGGTGTGGGAAAACAATTTCAGTTCTAGAATGAGAAATTGGACCGATTTAGCAAATCCAGGAAATGGGGAGAAGGCTTAAGCTTGTTATGTAATTCCTCTTCAGACACAGCCATTTCAGACTCTGAGAGCAAATTTTTCTGATGGCAAGTGATGAAATAAATATCACCCACAGAACATTCAGTTTCAGccactctgtctctctctctgaaggTGCTGAACCAGTTTCTATCTGCCTCCAAACAGTGGAACTCGCATCACTTTCAAGACCAGCATTCTCCTGGGCTTCACTGTAATCAGAGTCAATCTGATGGATGAAATCCCTGCCACAGCCATTAAAACACCCCTCATTGGTATAGTACAGGCAGAGCCTTCCTAATTACAATGTTCCCCTGTTAACAACACTGATGGGCTGCACCCTCACCTTACTGACAACAATGTCTCTCTTTTTGCCATAGGGGTCTTCTTTGCTGTTTGCATGGCGCTGCTGGTGCTTAGTTTGTCATTGTCCATTTTCGTAGTGAAGCTTTTGCATTACAGTGAAACAGAAGTCAAGGAGATGTCCATATCTGCTTGCTTGCTAGACAAATATGGCTCAATGGACCAGAGCTTTATTGAGAGCGCTTTCACTTCAATGAAGACACTGGATgatatggaccagtcagggggTAGGCGAGAGAATATCACCCAGTTATTATGCTGTTTACAGGTTCTATATGCTGATattagttttaaataaatgctaacaatacaatattagtactgttaatattaaacaaatgaatgctgtaaaaaaaaaaatatatatatatatatatatatatatatatatatatatatatatatatatatatatatatatatatatatatatatatatattttaatatatatatttttttacagcattcatttgtttaatattaacagtactaatattgtattgttagcatttatttaattcaaaacattaTATACAGGTGcaggtcatataattagaagaatatcatcaaaaagtgcatttatttcactaattacattcaaaaagttaaacttgtatattatattctttcattacacaaaaaaactgatatttttcaaatgtttatttc
Encoded here:
- the htr3b gene encoding 5-hydroxytryptamine receptor 3B, producing the protein MSPVLLVSLLLSVIPQAQLVPEKPKRSALNQLTRLLLRKYNNGVRPVQNWTKPTTIYIDLIIQSVLDVDGQTQKVTTSIWYRQIWNDEFLVWDPEEFDGITEISLSSDAIWVPDVIISEFVDVGKSPVIPYVYVNCSGIVKNYKPIQVVSACHLEIYAFPFDKQNCTLTFRSWLHSVSEVDLALWRPAEEIANDTRGFMNDGEWELLSVPSHYCTLDLEDRYYAQIQFNTQPFQTLRANFSDGNFYLPPNSGTRITFKTSILLGFTVIRVNLMDEIPATAIKTPLIGVFFAVCMALLVLSLSLSIFVVKLLHYSETEVKE